The stretch of DNA AATGCGCTCCGAACAAAACACTCGCCCAAAACCTATGCTGAAGCCTGCCGTCCCGAAAAACCGAAGAACCTAATCCAACAAGAAAATCACACCACCCCCACCACCCCTTACAACGCCGAACAATTGGTCCCGCAGCCTAGAGCCTGTCTCAGGCGGCGAAGCGCAGCCCGATTGAGTCCACAGGGTGGACAATCGTTTCGGGCAGCGAAAGCCGCCTACAGGCTCTTGGCTTCGGGTCCAGGCTCACAGCGCAAAAAAAGGTGTTTTTGCCTACTTTTGTCGCCTTGAACAAAAGTAGGGCGCTGTAAGAGCGCAACACTTCGTAAGGATGGTGCTAGCTTCCACCGCGAATGCGCTACGTCATCAACAAAGATCACCACCCCGGAAAAACCAACAATCCCGCTGCATATGTATTTCCTAACTCTCTTATTTCAATAAAAAATCCCACACCAAGCCCTAAAGATATGCATTCCTCGACCGATATGAACTCATGAGTAGTCGCCCTATGTCGCACTGCTCATGAGACTAATAATATGGGGTCTAAAACCCCTTCAATCTCGCATGGACGCGGGAAGGGAGATGACGATATGGCCATGGACGGCGATATTCTCTTTTCAGTGATCACTCCCTCTACCGGCAAACGACCAAACGCCCTTCAAAAAGCGGTTCATTCCGTGGAAGCGGCGGCCAGGTTTGCCGGACTGGAGACGGGACAAATAGAAATTCTCATAGGGTTCGGCGGTATCAAGGGCAAGGCTCCGGCTTGCGCTTATCCGGTCAGACGTTTCAACCTGCCCAAAGACGATGACTGCGGCCACGGCATCCGCAATCTGCTGCTCAAATTGGCAGGAGGCCAGAAAATCATATTTCTGGACGATGACAACGTACTCAAGCCCTACGCCCTGAGCCAGTATATCAAACATTATGACGCCGAAATGATCATCGGTCGCATCGACACGCAGCTTGCCTTTGACATGCCGACTCTTCCGATCTCGGACTCAGGCGCGCTGATCAGACCCGGGAACATCGATCTCCTGTGTCTGTGCCTGTCGCGCTGCCTGGTGGTGAACCGGTGCGGCGGTTGGAAATACCGGGGCAAGGCTGAAGCAGACTTCCTGAACATCCTCGATTGGTACACCCGCACCGGAAGCGTGACCATTCTCGAAGAGGTTGTCGGCGTATATGATGCCGGGCGCAGCCTGGACCGCAGCGCCCTGTCCTGGCGACAGCAAGGCCTTCTCGATCGTCTTGCCTGTGAACGCGCAATGACCGTGGGAATCCCTGTTCGGTCTGTGCTTCACGGATTGGCCCTGGCCTAGGGTTTGCCCCAGAGAAGTATGAAGCGGGCCACTGTTTCGGCGTCTCCGGACGCCGGGGCGGTGGCTCTTGTATTCTCCCTCTTTCCTTTTTCGCCAATACAGGTAAAATAGGCTGATACAGCATTCGATATTTTTCAGGGGGAATTCATGACATTGTCAAGCAAAGGGAGGATCAGGCATAAAGCCTGGCGAATTTTTCTGTTCCAAATGGGACTGTCCGCAACCGTGGTCGTTCTCGCCCTGCTCCCGGCCCTTTTCTTTGAAAACCGTTACTATTCCCTGGTCGCATTGCTTGTCGCCGCAGGCGGTGTGCTTGGCCTTTCCTTTTATTGTGCGTCGCGATTGATGCGGCTCATGGAAGATGCCCACGACAAGATCACTACCCTGACAACACACGACGATTTGACCGGCCTGCCGAACCGCCGCTGGTTTTTCGAACGGCTGGACGAGGAAGTGGACCGCGCCCTCCGCTATGACAGCAAGCTTTCGCTGATCATGGTTGACATCGACCACTTCAGAAAAGTCAACGACACCTTCGGCCATCCCCTGGGCGATCTGGCCCTGGCGGAAGTGGCCCGGCTTTTGGCAGCCAACATCCGCACGTCAGATATCGTGGTCCGCTACGGCGGGGAAGAATTCATGATCATCATCCCGGAATCCGACGCCGAACAGGCCGCGGTGGTCGCCGAAAAGCTGCGCGTGGTCATCGAGGTCAACGACATCAGCCTGGAAGGTCCGCAAATACAGGTCACCATCTCTTGCGGTGTGGCCGATCTGAAATCCGTCCGGCCAGGAAAGGGGAGCATCAGGGATGCCCTTGTTCTGGCCGCCGACCACAGCATGCATCGAGCCAAGGAAAACGGCCGTAATCAGGTGCTCATTCACATCCCCAAAAACGACAAACATCTCCCTCTGGTCTGATTCTTCCATTGCCTTTAAGACGAGAATGACTATTCTCTGGCAGGCAGAACGGGACGGCGCTGGCCATCCAGGCCCACCCTTTAAGTTGTATCATTTTGATATTGCTTGCTTTTTTTTATGGATTTTTCCCCTTCCCCCGTGGAGTCATTTGCGCTAAGTACATTGGTTCCCCGCCGGACGGCATTGGGACAGGGTTTTCCGCATTCCTGGGTAACAAAACTTTCGAGGTACACAGCATGGCCTTATGCAAAATAGAAGAAGCCATTGAGGACATCCGCAAGGGCAAGATGATCATCATGGTGGATGATGAAGACCGGGAAAACGAGGGTGATCTGGTCTGCGCCGCCGAGGCGGTTACACCGGAACTGATCAATTTCATGGCCACCCATGGCCGCGGTCTCATCTGTCTTCCCATGTCCAATGAGATGGCCGATAATCTCGGCCTGGAACTCATGACCAAGAAGAACGAATCCGGTTTCGGCACCAACTTCACCGTTTCCATCGAAGCGCGCGAGGGCGTGACCACAGGAATCTCCGCCGCCGACCGCGCCACCACGGTACTGGTCGCCGTTGCCGATGGGGCAGGCCCGGATTCCATAGTCACTCCGGGACACATTTTCCCCCTGCGCGCCAAGGACGGCGGCGTACTCGTCCGCGCAGGCCAGACCGAAGGCGGCACCGACATCGCCCGCCTGGCCGGGTTCAAGCCCGCAGCCGTCATATGCGAAATCATGAACGAGGACGGCTCCATGGCCCGCCTGCCCGACCTCGAAAAATATGCCCAGAAGCATGACCTCAAAATATGCTCCGTGGCCGATCTCATTGCCTATCGAATGAAATTCGACGGCAATTCCGTGACCAAGGTGGGCGAGGCCAAGCTGCCCACCCGCTGGGGTAATTTCCAATCAGCCGCCTTCCACTCCGACATCGACGGCAAGACCCACATCGCCCTGTACATGGGCGACATCACGCCGGACGAGCCGACCCTGGTTCGCGTGCACTCGGAATGCCTGACCGGCGACGTGTTCGGCTCCCTGCGTTGCGACTGCGGCCCGCAGCTTGCCGACGCCATGTGCATGATCCACAACGAAGGCAAGGGAGTGCTGGTCTACATGCGCCAGGAAGGACGCGGCATCGGTCTGGGCAACAAGATCAAGGCCTATCACCTGCAGGACCAGGGGTTCGATACGGTCGAGGCCAATGTCAAGCTCGGCTTTCCGCCGGACATGCGTGAATACGGCACC from Pseudodesulfovibrio sp. S3 encodes:
- a CDS encoding glycosyltransferase family A protein, translated to MAMDGDILFSVITPSTGKRPNALQKAVHSVEAAARFAGLETGQIEILIGFGGIKGKAPACAYPVRRFNLPKDDDCGHGIRNLLLKLAGGQKIIFLDDDNVLKPYALSQYIKHYDAEMIIGRIDTQLAFDMPTLPISDSGALIRPGNIDLLCLCLSRCLVVNRCGGWKYRGKAEADFLNILDWYTRTGSVTILEEVVGVYDAGRSLDRSALSWRQQGLLDRLACERAMTVGIPVRSVLHGLALA
- a CDS encoding GGDEF domain-containing protein, with product MTLSSKGRIRHKAWRIFLFQMGLSATVVVLALLPALFFENRYYSLVALLVAAGGVLGLSFYCASRLMRLMEDAHDKITTLTTHDDLTGLPNRRWFFERLDEEVDRALRYDSKLSLIMVDIDHFRKVNDTFGHPLGDLALAEVARLLAANIRTSDIVVRYGGEEFMIIIPESDAEQAAVVAEKLRVVIEVNDISLEGPQIQVTISCGVADLKSVRPGKGSIRDALVLAADHSMHRAKENGRNQVLIHIPKNDKHLPLV
- a CDS encoding bifunctional 3,4-dihydroxy-2-butanone-4-phosphate synthase/GTP cyclohydrolase II, with product MALCKIEEAIEDIRKGKMIIMVDDEDRENEGDLVCAAEAVTPELINFMATHGRGLICLPMSNEMADNLGLELMTKKNESGFGTNFTVSIEAREGVTTGISAADRATTVLVAVADGAGPDSIVTPGHIFPLRAKDGGVLVRAGQTEGGTDIARLAGFKPAAVICEIMNEDGSMARLPDLEKYAQKHDLKICSVADLIAYRMKFDGNSVTKVGEAKLPTRWGNFQSAAFHSDIDGKTHIALYMGDITPDEPTLVRVHSECLTGDVFGSLRCDCGPQLADAMCMIHNEGKGVLVYMRQEGRGIGLGNKIKAYHLQDQGFDTVEANVKLGFPPDMREYGTGAQILVALGVSKMRLMTNNPKKMVGLEGYGLQVTERVPIEVGACDLNERYLTTKRDKMDHLIKMESK